From Musa acuminata AAA Group cultivar baxijiao chromosome BXJ3-8, Cavendish_Baxijiao_AAA, whole genome shotgun sequence, one genomic window encodes:
- the LOC135644692 gene encoding V-type proton ATPase subunit c1-like — protein MSTFSGDETAPFFGFLGAAAALVFSCMGAAYGTAKSGVGVASMGVMRPELVMKSIVPVVMAGVLGIYGLIIAVIISTGINPKAKSYYLFDGYAHLSSGLACGLAGLSAGMAIGIVGDAGVRANAQQPKLFVGMILILIFAEALALYGLIVGIILSSRAGQSRAD, from the exons ATGTCGACCTTCAGCGGCGATGAGACCGCCCCCTTCTTTGGATTCCTCGGAGCCGCCGCGGCTCTCGTGTTCTCCT GCATGGGGGCGGCGTACGGGACGGCCAAGAGCGGAGTCGGGGTGGCGTCGATGGGAGTGATGCGGCCGGAGCTTGTGATGAAATCCATCGTGCCCGTTGTTATGGCCGGAGTGCTCGGGATCTACGGGTTGATCATTGCGGTTATTATTAGCACCGGGATAAACCCCAAGGCGAAGTCGTACTACCTCTTTGATGGGTACGCGCACCTCTCCTCGGGGCTCGCCTGTGGTCTCGCTGGCCTCTCTGCCGGAATGGCGATTGGGATCGTCGGTGATGCCGGAGTCAG GGCCAACGCTCAACAGCCGAAGCTATTTGTAGGCATGATTCTTATTCTCATTTTTGCGGAAGCCCTTGCTCTCTATGGTCTCATTGTTGGAATCATCTTGTCTTCTCGGGCTGGTCAATCTCGGGCAGATTAA